One window of Rhinolophus ferrumequinum isolate MPI-CBG mRhiFer1 chromosome 26, mRhiFer1_v1.p, whole genome shotgun sequence genomic DNA carries:
- the SMIM30 gene encoding small integral membrane protein 30, whose product MTSVSTQLFLVVIPLLLVLPVVEAVEAGDAIALFLGVVLSITGICACLGVYARKRNGQI is encoded by the coding sequence ATGACCTCAGTTTCAACACAACTGTTCTTAGTAGTCATTCCACTGCTTTTGGTGCTGCCTGTTGTTGAAGCAGTAGAAGCCGGAGATGCAATCGCTCTCTTCTTAGGTGTGGTTCTCAGCATTACAGGCATTTGTGCCTGCTTGGGGGTGTATGCTCGAAAGAGAAATGGACAGATATGA